Proteins encoded by one window of Cervus canadensis isolate Bull #8, Minnesota chromosome 18, ASM1932006v1, whole genome shotgun sequence:
- the DMAC2 gene encoding distal membrane-arm assembly complex protein 2 produces MSPFRLHSPSKMAAPRASLRLVAPVWNRGTSGIRGLSKAVDPEGSQRKGRTLLQFLTDRFYDVEAVREYLLRKQVLKVQKKNRSVTYIKERYGPYIAGAYFVLKQGGSVKFRDREWMRADEHGLSSLEFRKLQEVPLEAVDASGCAINYQGLDNLLALKELQSLSLRRCPHLDDWCLGRLYQLADSLQELSLAGCPRISERGLACLHHLQNLRRLDISDLPAVSNPGLTQILVEEMLPHCEVLGADWAQGLKVGPEEQSQDAAGSPIPA; encoded by the exons ATGAGCCCCTTCCGGTTACATAGTCCTAGCAAGATGGCGGCGCCCAGGGCG TCCCTGAGGCTAGTGGCCCCGGTATGGAACAGGGGTACCAGCGGCATCCGTGGCCTGAGCAAGGCAGTGGACCCGGAGGGCAGTCAGAGGAAGGGGAGGACACTGCTCCAGTTCCTGACTGACCGCTTCTATGATGTGGAGGCTGTGAGGGAGTACCTTCTCCGGAAGCAGGTGTTGAAGGTGCAAAAGAAAAATCG GTCTGTCACCTACATCAAGGAGCGATACGGCCCCTACATCGCAGGGGCCTATTTCGTCTTGAAGCAGGGAGGCTCAGTCAA GTTTCGGGACAGGGAGTGGATGCGGGCGGATGAGCATGGCCTCTCCTCCCTTGAGTTCCGGAAGCTCCAGGAGGTGCCCCTGGAGGCAGTGGATGCCAGTGGCTGTGCCATCAACTACCAAGGCCTGGACAACCTCT tggcccTGAAGGAGCTCCAGTCCCTGTCGCTGCGACGCTGTCCCCACCTGGATGACTGGTGTCTCGGCCGCCTCTACCAGCTGGCCGACTCACTGCAGGAGCTCTCGCTGGCCGGCTGCCCCCGCATCTCTGAACGGGGCCTCGCCTGCCTCCACCACCTCCA GAACCTCCGCAGGCTGGATATCTCCGACCTTCCTGCCGTGTCCAACCCGGGCCTCACTCAGATCCTGGTGGAGGAGATGCTGCCCCACTGTGAGGTTCTGGGGGCTGACTGGGCACAGGGCCTCAAGGTGGGGCCAGAGGAGCAGTCCCAGGATGCAGCCGGCAGCCCCATCCCCGCCTAG
- the ERICH4 gene encoding glutamate-rich protein 4, with product MELWKKLRQAGLVPPGLGPPPRALRGVPPAEKAGQTLASPGAGAGGARESLLWIWEELGNLRRVDVQLLGQLCSLGLEMGALREELVAFLEEEAEENTEEEEEEDRELKGKLEGASSPVPGHHRPPDFEMTI from the exons ATGGAGCTCTGGAAGAAGCTGAGGCAGGCTGGACTGGTGCCCCCAGGGCTGGGCCCACCCCCGCGGGCCCTGAGGGGAGTCCCCCCAGCGGAGAAGGCGGGTCAGACCCTCGCGTCCCCAGGGGCTGGCGCTGGAGGTGCCAGGGAGAGTCTGCTGTGGATCTGGGAGGAGCTG gggaACCTCCGCCGAGTGGATGTCCAGCTGCTGGGCCAGCTGTGCAGCCTGGGACTGGAGATGGGGGCACTGCGGGAGGAACTGGTGGCCTTCCtggaagaggaggcagaggagaacaccgaggaagaggaggaggaggacagagagCTGAAAGGGAAACTGGAGGGGGCCTCCAGTCCAGTCCCTGGCCACCACCGCCCCCCTGACTTTGAGATGACTATCTGA